Proteins co-encoded in one Synechococcus elongatus PCC 6301 genomic window:
- a CDS encoding sensor histidine kinase — protein sequence MASGWTLLAGFAGGLTIASLFQSIRDLSQPGIKETSTEAATGPELPRTPAALPDNELKQRLLNSELQAALAQFQAGYLARAAHELRSPLSTLMSLNQLILADLCESPAEERVAVQRSQIAARRLLQLLDQLIVVSQWQSGRLPLRFEDLAIAPVLTRLQTVLQPIAAGRNLALHWPTDWSTLPMVNSDRRALEHCLLHWLQAAIAAPGCTQIQLRIRAEQSDWWVEIDHDGPAWTDVANLEQSLQGQGLSILIGQQLLDLLGGQLEFSTPESGSARLSLRLLGRLVPAIAASRGAPLLVAQQTVAAADQQQEEGAVGHDPNAGYQQTPDE from the coding sequence ATGGCCAGTGGCTGGACTCTGTTGGCAGGTTTTGCAGGTGGTTTGACAATCGCCAGCCTTTTTCAAAGTATTCGTGACCTGTCTCAACCGGGGATTAAGGAGACTTCTACGGAAGCAGCCACAGGACCCGAGTTGCCCCGCACTCCAGCTGCGCTGCCCGACAATGAGCTCAAACAGCGCTTACTCAATTCGGAGTTGCAAGCAGCACTTGCTCAGTTTCAAGCTGGTTATCTGGCCCGAGCGGCCCACGAACTGCGATCGCCCCTCAGTACGCTGATGAGCTTGAATCAGTTGATTCTGGCGGATCTGTGCGAAAGCCCTGCTGAAGAACGGGTGGCTGTGCAGCGATCGCAGATAGCCGCAAGACGACTGTTGCAATTACTCGATCAGTTAATTGTTGTCTCCCAATGGCAGAGCGGTCGGCTACCGTTGCGCTTTGAAGATCTGGCGATCGCCCCAGTGTTGACGCGACTGCAAACGGTGTTGCAACCGATCGCCGCCGGCCGCAATCTTGCCCTGCATTGGCCGACCGATTGGTCAACCCTGCCGATGGTCAACAGCGATCGCCGAGCGCTAGAGCACTGTCTGCTGCATTGGCTGCAAGCCGCGATCGCTGCGCCTGGTTGTACGCAGATTCAGCTACGCATCCGAGCAGAGCAGTCGGATTGGTGGGTTGAGATTGACCACGATGGACCGGCTTGGACTGATGTGGCCAACCTTGAGCAAAGCCTGCAAGGTCAAGGCCTCTCGATCTTGATCGGACAGCAGTTGCTCGACCTGCTGGGAGGGCAGCTAGAATTCAGCACCCCTGAGTCGGGCTCGGCTCGGCTAAGCCTGCGGCTGCTGGGGCGGTTGGTCCCTGCGATCGCTGCTAGTCGTGGTGCTCCGCTGCTGGTAGCGCAACAGACCGTAGCCGCCGCCGATCAACAGCAGGAAGAGGGGGCTGTAGGCCACGATCCAAACGCCGGCTACCAACAAACTCCGGATGAGTAG
- a CDS encoding glutamate-5-semialdehyde dehydrogenase, translating to MAAPARAFVYQAYQAANQLARTKPLVRSQALQAIAQAIDSARDGILEANTLDLEACQDSEMPDLLRRWLKLTPERLDRTVEILERLSVRSDPIQQVMRASFQHEHSQAYSQLMPLGVIAFVYEALPELAAIATGLCLRVGNSILLKGGTEAVHTNQAIVSVMQEALESTELPTTSLISLPEDDPATSLAALVTQDQWIDLVIPYGRPELVQQVARLATSPVLRTSMGNCYLYWASGGELETVRWMILDSHASEPDAVNAIEKVLIDRDCNLSKLTVLMDSLRSKGFRLKGDEELVQEMPELELARHEDWSRPYLSRTVAFKLVPGIEAATDWINTHSSGHADSIVTDSYEDSRAFSRELNSAMVHVNASPRFSRSPRHSNEIALGMSNQKGYRRGRITLETLTTIKQVVLGLGQ from the coding sequence ATGGCAGCACCCGCTCGGGCATTTGTCTACCAGGCTTATCAAGCTGCTAATCAGTTGGCACGCACTAAGCCCCTCGTGCGCAGCCAAGCACTCCAAGCGATTGCCCAAGCCATCGATTCCGCCCGAGACGGCATTCTGGAAGCTAATACGCTGGATTTAGAAGCCTGCCAAGATAGCGAGATGCCAGACTTGCTGCGGCGCTGGCTGAAGCTGACCCCCGAACGACTCGATCGCACGGTCGAAATTTTGGAACGCCTCAGCGTGCGATCCGATCCGATTCAGCAGGTGATGCGGGCAAGCTTCCAGCATGAACATAGTCAGGCCTACAGTCAGCTGATGCCCTTGGGTGTCATCGCCTTTGTCTATGAGGCGCTACCGGAATTGGCGGCGATCGCGACAGGTCTTTGTCTGCGCGTGGGCAATAGCATTCTGCTCAAGGGCGGCACTGAGGCCGTGCATACCAATCAGGCGATCGTCTCTGTCATGCAAGAGGCGCTGGAGTCGACGGAGCTACCGACGACGAGCTTGATCTCGCTGCCCGAGGATGATCCAGCCACGAGTCTGGCAGCCCTTGTCACCCAAGATCAGTGGATTGACTTGGTGATTCCCTACGGAAGGCCTGAGTTGGTGCAGCAGGTGGCACGCCTCGCAACATCCCCTGTGCTTCGCACCAGCATGGGCAACTGCTACCTCTACTGGGCTAGTGGCGGTGAGCTAGAAACGGTGCGCTGGATGATCTTGGATAGCCATGCCAGTGAACCGGATGCCGTCAACGCGATCGAAAAAGTGTTGATCGATCGTGATTGCAACCTCAGCAAGCTGACGGTCTTGATGGATAGCCTGCGCAGCAAAGGTTTTAGGCTCAAGGGCGATGAGGAACTTGTGCAGGAAATGCCGGAGTTGGAACTCGCCCGCCACGAAGATTGGTCCCGCCCCTACCTCAGTCGAACCGTGGCCTTTAAGCTCGTGCCTGGCATCGAAGCGGCAACCGACTGGATCAATACCCACAGCAGCGGCCATGCCGACAGTATTGTCACCGACTCCTATGAAGATAGTCGTGCTTTCAGCCGCGAACTGAACAGCGCCATGGTGCATGTCAATGCCTCACCCCGCTTTAGCCGTAGCCCGCGCCACAGTAACGAAATTGCCCTAGGGATGAGCAATCAAAAGGGCTATCGCCGCGGACGGATCACCCTAGAAACCTTGACGACGATCAAGCAAGTTGTTCTTGGTCTGGGGCAGTAG
- a CDS encoding ArnT family glycosyltransferase, which translates to MRASDRWAAVIVGLSLLFRTGVAWVLPSGYDEVYYHLYTQHPALSYFDHPAAVGISAAIGTALLGSASALSLRLATLGIFSLALVGVYRIGCRLFSERVGLVAMAIAAIAPIMQVGAGILVLPDGPLILFATVAAWLGAIEFFPKSPYQPSPRLIGICVALGLACLSKYHAFVLGAGLVGFCLTSARHRVVFRSRWFWLGAIAFAVCLLPLLIWNGQQDWISLRFQSGRVESDRFYSIGDALLALLVNFGYLFPTLGIPLFASIGITLYQLWRQPIELERNERYAFLLWLSAPIVLLFTVLGGRIQILPTWTMPGYWFATLLLAAQVVNWWQAHPKSRRVQRWLVGSAIAVVLLSSLAVGQVRWGWLQSPGSPLGLPLIPAYDDGSTELLQPEQIRAAIAERPDLLARLKAADFYASNQFFLPGYFALAIDPLVPKPFHIVWHGSAWFCLLVKPGGLAREKCCPVDD; encoded by the coding sequence GTGCGTGCTTCCGATCGCTGGGCTGCAGTCATTGTGGGACTCAGTCTGCTGTTTCGTACTGGGGTGGCTTGGGTATTGCCTTCGGGATATGACGAGGTTTACTACCACCTCTATACCCAGCATCCAGCCCTGAGCTACTTCGATCATCCAGCCGCCGTGGGCATCAGTGCGGCGATCGGGACTGCGCTGCTGGGAAGCGCCTCAGCCTTAAGCTTACGTCTAGCAACGCTGGGTATTTTCAGCCTTGCTTTGGTCGGGGTTTATCGGATCGGATGCCGCTTGTTTTCAGAACGGGTAGGACTCGTGGCCATGGCGATCGCAGCGATCGCGCCGATTATGCAGGTCGGAGCGGGAATCTTGGTGCTGCCCGATGGCCCACTGATTCTGTTTGCAACCGTGGCTGCTTGGTTAGGGGCGATCGAGTTTTTCCCAAAAAGTCCCTATCAGCCCAGCCCTCGACTGATTGGCATCTGTGTAGCGCTGGGGCTCGCCTGTTTGAGCAAGTACCACGCCTTTGTCTTGGGCGCAGGCCTTGTCGGTTTTTGTCTGACTAGTGCTCGCCATCGAGTGGTTTTTCGCAGTCGCTGGTTCTGGCTAGGAGCGATCGCCTTTGCGGTCTGTCTGCTACCGCTGCTGATTTGGAATGGCCAGCAAGACTGGATTTCGCTGCGCTTTCAGTCGGGGAGAGTGGAGAGCGATCGCTTCTACTCCATCGGGGATGCACTGTTGGCGCTACTGGTCAACTTTGGCTACCTCTTCCCGACCTTGGGCATCCCTTTATTTGCCAGCATTGGCATCACACTCTACCAACTGTGGCGGCAGCCCATTGAGCTTGAGCGCAACGAGCGCTATGCCTTCTTGCTCTGGCTGAGTGCACCGATCGTGCTGTTGTTCACGGTGCTGGGCGGTCGCATCCAGATTTTGCCAACTTGGACGATGCCGGGCTACTGGTTCGCGACCCTGTTGCTGGCAGCTCAAGTTGTGAATTGGTGGCAAGCCCATCCCAAATCACGCCGTGTCCAACGCTGGCTGGTGGGTTCAGCGATCGCGGTGGTCTTACTCAGCAGCTTGGCAGTTGGGCAAGTGCGCTGGGGCTGGCTGCAAAGTCCCGGCAGTCCTTTGGGGTTACCGCTGATTCCCGCCTATGACGATGGATCGACGGAGCTACTGCAACCGGAGCAGATTCGAGCCGCAATCGCGGAACGTCCCGACTTGCTGGCACGCCTCAAAGCCGCCGACTTCTACGCGTCCAATCAGTTTTTCTTGCCGGGCTACTTTGCCCTGGCGATCGATCCGCTGGTACCCAAGCCCTTCCACATTGTTTGGCACGGATCCGCGTGGTTTTGCCTTCTGGTCAAACCCGGAGGATTGGCTCGGGAAAAATGCTGTCCTGTGGACGACTGA
- the psbZ gene encoding photosystem II reaction center protein PsbZ, whose protein sequence is MVILFQLALLLLVVMSFVLIVGVPVLYATNGDRVQSNRLILVGGLAWTALVVLVGVLNYFVV, encoded by the coding sequence ATGGTAATCCTCTTCCAACTGGCACTGCTGTTGCTAGTGGTGATGTCCTTTGTGTTGATTGTGGGCGTGCCGGTGCTCTACGCCACCAATGGCGATCGTGTCCAATCCAACCGCCTGATCTTGGTGGGTGGCCTCGCTTGGACTGCCCTCGTGGTGCTCGTGGGCGTCTTGAACTACTTCGTCGTTTAA
- a CDS encoding diheme cytochrome c has translation MIAVAMPRRFSLLLFAIACTVCLLLGSGLERLQAATYVPVDTVDPIQPRYALGQQAYRESCGSCHVALPPEVLPIQTWQILLNDTQHYGTILPAIDVPTQRLIGNYLRAYTRSLAVGETVPYRLRNSVLFRSLHPQVNVPSTGQINSCISCHPAASQFSYRQLSPEWQSSR, from the coding sequence ATGATTGCTGTCGCTATGCCTCGGCGTTTTTCTCTGTTGTTGTTTGCGATCGCTTGTACGGTCTGCTTACTGCTCGGCAGTGGCCTAGAGCGTTTGCAAGCCGCGACCTATGTCCCTGTCGATACAGTTGACCCAATCCAACCGCGCTATGCCTTGGGACAGCAAGCCTATCGAGAAAGCTGTGGCAGTTGCCATGTGGCGTTGCCGCCGGAAGTCTTGCCAATCCAAACCTGGCAAATTTTGCTGAACGACACGCAGCATTACGGCACGATATTACCTGCCATCGATGTGCCGACTCAGCGACTGATCGGGAATTACCTACGGGCTTACACGCGATCGCTCGCGGTCGGTGAAACAGTCCCCTACCGTCTCCGCAATTCAGTGCTGTTCCGATCGCTTCACCCCCAGGTGAATGTGCCGAGTACAGGACAAATCAATAGTTGCATCAGCTGCCATCCGGCCGCATCTCAATTTTCCTATCGGCAACTCTCTCCCGAGTGGCAAAGCAGCCGCTGA
- the mutS gene encoding DNA mismatch repair protein MutS: MTTSELPEHLAKHEVRYADHRQVERDRLTPMMQHYAEVKDQHLQQILLYRMGDFFECFFQDAIVVARELELVLTSKEAGKEVGRVPMAGIPYHALDRYASQLVEKGYAIAICDQVETAAQAQGPLVRREITRIITPGTILEEGMLQARRNNFLAAVVIAGEHWGLAYADSSTGDYWTSQSTGLEGLTQELYRLQPSEVLFPSAAPDLAGLLRPGQSKPQQIPDCLPDSFCYALRSPMPFELHEARQRLLEHFQLRSLEGCGCEQLPLAIRAAGGLLDYLGETQRESLAPLQKPRTYSLSEFLILDQQTRRNLEITQTQRDGSFHGSLLWALDRTMTSMGGRLLRRWLLQPLLNPEAIRNRQAAIQELCQDGRLRQDLRSLLQKIYDLERLSGRAGAGTANARDLLALAESLLRLPELAQLLSRAQSPLLAQLQQVPPELEQLGDRLQQHLVESPPLQLTEGGLIRSGVAIALDELRQQVESDRQWIASLEASERTATGINSLKVGYSKTFGYFISLSRSKADQVPDHYIRRQTLTNEERFITPDLKERESRILNAQTDLNQLEYDLFVGLRSEVSHHVETIRAIATAVAAADVLAALAEVAVYQNYCCPEIRDDRQLAIQDGRHPVVEQALPSGFYVPNSCGLGSDRGPDLIVLTGPNASGKSCYLRQVGLIQLLAQIGSFVPAKNAQVGICDRIFTRVGAVDDLATGQSTFMVEMDETANILNHATARSLVLLDEIGRGTATFDGLSIAWAVAEYLAREIQARTIFATHYHELNELSGLLKNVANFQVTVKELPDRIVFLHQVQPGGADRSYGIEAARLAGLPSEVIDRAREVMSRIEKHSRIAVGLRRGNGSQRRTQASPQQIDATIATEQLGLFSGPSH; this comes from the coding sequence ATGACAACTTCTGAGCTTCCGGAGCATTTGGCTAAGCACGAGGTGCGCTATGCCGATCACCGTCAGGTGGAGCGCGATCGCCTGACGCCGATGATGCAGCACTACGCCGAGGTCAAGGATCAGCATCTGCAGCAGATCCTGCTCTATCGGATGGGCGACTTTTTCGAGTGCTTCTTTCAGGATGCGATCGTGGTTGCCCGCGAGCTAGAGCTGGTGTTGACCAGCAAGGAAGCAGGGAAAGAAGTCGGGCGTGTGCCGATGGCGGGCATTCCCTATCACGCCCTCGATCGCTATGCCAGCCAGTTAGTTGAGAAGGGTTACGCGATCGCGATCTGCGATCAGGTAGAAACGGCTGCTCAGGCGCAAGGGCCGCTCGTCCGCCGCGAAATCACGCGGATCATCACACCGGGCACCATCCTCGAAGAGGGAATGCTGCAGGCACGCCGCAATAACTTTTTGGCAGCGGTCGTGATCGCCGGCGAGCATTGGGGGCTGGCCTACGCAGATAGCTCCACTGGTGACTATTGGACGAGCCAAAGTACTGGTCTGGAGGGACTGACCCAGGAGCTCTATCGCCTGCAACCCTCAGAAGTGCTCTTTCCCAGTGCCGCACCGGATTTAGCCGGATTGCTGCGGCCGGGGCAGTCCAAGCCGCAACAGATTCCCGACTGCTTGCCGGATTCGTTTTGCTACGCCCTGCGATCGCCCATGCCCTTTGAATTGCATGAGGCACGGCAGCGGTTGCTGGAACATTTCCAACTGCGATCGCTGGAAGGCTGTGGCTGTGAGCAATTACCCTTGGCGATCCGTGCTGCTGGTGGTCTCCTGGACTACTTGGGAGAAACCCAGCGGGAAAGCCTTGCGCCATTACAAAAGCCGCGTACCTATTCGCTGTCGGAGTTTTTAATCCTCGATCAACAAACCCGCCGCAATTTAGAGATCACTCAAACTCAGCGGGATGGCAGCTTCCACGGCTCGCTGCTCTGGGCGCTCGATCGCACGATGACTAGCATGGGTGGCCGCCTGTTGCGCCGCTGGTTGCTGCAACCCTTGCTCAACCCTGAGGCGATTCGCAACCGCCAAGCCGCGATTCAAGAACTCTGTCAGGATGGGCGACTTCGGCAGGATCTGCGATCGCTACTCCAGAAGATCTACGACCTTGAGCGGCTCTCAGGCCGCGCTGGTGCTGGGACGGCCAATGCCCGCGATCTCTTGGCGCTGGCGGAGTCGTTGCTACGCCTACCGGAGCTGGCCCAGTTACTCAGTCGTGCCCAATCACCCTTGCTGGCGCAATTACAGCAGGTGCCACCGGAACTGGAGCAGTTGGGCGATCGCCTCCAGCAGCATTTAGTCGAATCGCCCCCCTTACAACTGACTGAAGGCGGGTTGATTCGATCCGGGGTTGCGATCGCCTTGGATGAGTTGCGGCAACAAGTCGAGAGCGATCGCCAGTGGATTGCCAGCCTCGAAGCCAGCGAGCGTACTGCGACTGGCATCAACAGCCTCAAGGTGGGTTACAGCAAAACCTTCGGCTATTTCATTAGCCTGAGTCGTAGCAAAGCCGATCAGGTGCCCGATCACTACATCCGCCGCCAAACCCTGACCAACGAAGAGCGCTTTATTACACCGGATCTAAAGGAGCGGGAAAGCCGAATCCTCAATGCTCAGACGGATCTCAATCAACTGGAATACGACCTTTTTGTTGGGCTGCGCAGCGAAGTCAGTCACCATGTCGAAACAATCCGCGCGATCGCCACAGCAGTCGCTGCCGCTGATGTCTTAGCAGCTTTAGCGGAGGTAGCAGTCTACCAAAACTATTGCTGCCCTGAGATTCGTGACGATCGCCAGTTGGCGATTCAGGATGGTCGCCACCCAGTCGTTGAGCAGGCTTTGCCGAGCGGCTTTTATGTACCCAATAGTTGCGGCCTCGGTAGCGATCGCGGCCCAGATCTAATTGTTTTGACCGGGCCGAATGCCAGCGGCAAAAGTTGTTATTTACGACAGGTTGGCCTCATTCAACTGCTGGCTCAAATTGGTAGTTTTGTTCCCGCGAAGAATGCCCAAGTTGGAATTTGCGATCGCATCTTCACCCGCGTTGGAGCCGTCGATGATCTGGCAACTGGCCAATCAACTTTCATGGTGGAGATGGACGAAACGGCTAACATCCTCAACCATGCCACCGCGCGATCGCTGGTCTTGCTGGATGAGATTGGTCGCGGTACCGCCACCTTTGATGGCCTCTCGATCGCCTGGGCTGTGGCGGAATATCTAGCAAGGGAAATCCAAGCCCGCACGATTTTTGCAACGCACTACCACGAGCTGAATGAGCTGTCAGGCCTGCTCAAGAACGTCGCCAACTTCCAAGTCACCGTTAAAGAACTGCCCGATCGCATTGTCTTCCTGCATCAAGTTCAGCCGGGGGGCGCCGATCGTTCCTATGGCATTGAAGCAGCGCGGCTCGCAGGTTTACCCAGCGAGGTGATCGATCGCGCCCGTGAAGTGATGAGCCGCATTG
- a CDS encoding GNAT family N-acetyltransferase produces the protein MSNSRVVYQIHTPEEFRGGHSAARRLDFEQLRRLFELTAFWGRDRSIEQLQIAVRNSEPVVSAHIGDRLLGFARATSDGIYRATIWDVIVHPDFQGSGIGRKLVETVLSHPHVSHAERVYLMTTHQQRFYEKVGFSVNSTTTMVLFNQELPVSCQTSDRSAEALALAEVVELPQTP, from the coding sequence ATGAGCAACAGCCGTGTTGTGTACCAAATCCATACTCCAGAGGAGTTTCGGGGTGGTCACAGTGCAGCCCGACGTTTGGACTTTGAGCAACTGCGCCGCCTGTTTGAACTGACGGCCTTTTGGGGCCGCGATCGCAGCATTGAACAACTCCAGATTGCGGTTCGCAATAGTGAGCCGGTCGTCAGCGCTCACATTGGCGATCGCCTGCTTGGATTTGCCCGCGCCACCTCCGATGGCATCTATCGCGCCACCATTTGGGATGTGATCGTCCATCCAGACTTTCAAGGGAGCGGCATCGGTCGCAAGCTGGTCGAGACGGTACTCAGCCACCCCCACGTCAGCCATGCGGAACGGGTCTATCTGATGACCACGCACCAGCAGCGCTTTTACGAAAAAGTCGGCTTTTCGGTCAACTCCACCACCACCATGGTTCTGTTCAACCAAGAGCTGCCTGTCTCCTGTCAGACCAGCGATCGCAGTGCTGAAGCCCTTGCCCTTGCAGAGGTTGTAGAACTGCCACAGACCCCTTAG
- the ribH gene encoding 6,7-dimethyl-8-ribityllumazine synthase codes for MAVFEGSFVNASQFRLAVVIGRFNDLVCEKLLAGCQDCLKRHGVDPDPQGTQVDYAWVPGSFEIPLVARQLALTGRYDAIICLGAVIRGQTPHFDYVASEVAKGVAATSLQTGIPIAFGVLTVDNLQQALERAGIKSNLGWNYALSALEMASLMHQIRSTTGEVPRQTLPLAAAPSNFAGT; via the coding sequence ATGGCCGTTTTTGAAGGCAGTTTTGTCAATGCCAGTCAGTTCCGACTGGCCGTGGTCATTGGCCGGTTCAATGATCTCGTCTGCGAAAAGCTCTTGGCCGGTTGCCAAGACTGCCTCAAGCGGCATGGGGTTGATCCAGATCCGCAAGGAACGCAGGTGGATTACGCCTGGGTTCCGGGCAGTTTCGAGATTCCCCTCGTGGCTCGCCAATTGGCCCTCACGGGTCGCTACGATGCGATCATCTGTCTAGGTGCGGTGATTCGCGGCCAAACCCCCCACTTTGACTACGTCGCCAGCGAAGTCGCTAAAGGGGTGGCGGCAACCAGTCTACAAACCGGCATCCCGATCGCCTTTGGGGTGCTGACAGTGGATAACCTGCAGCAGGCGCTAGAGCGAGCAGGCATCAAGAGCAACCTCGGCTGGAACTACGCCCTCAGTGCGCTGGAGATGGCGAGCCTTATGCACCAGATCCGCAGCACGACGGGAGAGGTTCCTCGCCAAACCCTGCCTCTGGCGGCGGCTCCAAGCAATTTTGCCGGAACTTAA
- a CDS encoding cobalamin biosynthesis protein, which yields MIFAERSLWIGIGFQQAATVADLQTAIAQACGQLSISRAAIAGLASLEHKLPSLTAIAQPFHWELRGFSAAELAAIAVPHPCSRVAEQMQTASVAEAAALAAIQPQAGILLLPKRVFHLNQTAITLAIAAPVPVQPGASIPSGL from the coding sequence ATGATCTTCGCCGAGCGATCGCTCTGGATAGGCATTGGTTTTCAGCAGGCAGCGACAGTCGCAGACTTGCAGACAGCGATCGCTCAAGCCTGTGGACAACTATCGATTTCGCGGGCGGCAATCGCTGGATTAGCCAGCCTTGAGCACAAGTTGCCCTCTTTGACGGCGATCGCTCAGCCATTTCACTGGGAACTGCGGGGCTTTTCGGCAGCGGAATTAGCAGCGATCGCGGTGCCTCATCCCTGTTCTAGAGTTGCAGAGCAAATGCAAACTGCTAGCGTCGCCGAAGCGGCAGCTTTAGCAGCAATTCAACCGCAGGCAGGGATTCTCCTGTTACCGAAGCGAGTCTTTCACCTGAATCAGACCGCAATTACCCTGGCGATCGCGGCCCCAGTCCCCGTCCAGCCGGGTGCTAGCATCCCGTCAGGTCTTTGA
- a CDS encoding MFS transporter yields MSSSIAKSVQSHIDETPPRPLSSMQWQIWSLAAMGKLFEGMVIFITGVAVPLIERDFNLSSALKGSVAAASLLGILIGASLFGNLADRYGRKFVFVIEMAIFTIAIALSAVAWNVSALIFFLFCSGLALGADYPIAHIIVSESIPSRFRGRMVLGAFAFQSVGSLAGVLIGLLVLRIYPEVGAWHWMYAALVIPSILVFLMRTKLPESPHWLVSRKQFELAHRAAKALLQRPVAIAQNDSDGERQNPRLGYRRLLTPRYLRATVLTAVPWFLQDLATYGIGIFTPTILATLFTKAQPNFVLQDMIATEGSGLIDLFLLVGFAASIPLVDKFGRIPLQIIGFIGCSVGLIIASLSAVSIPESHELRILFIFGGFILFNFMTNLGPNAMTYVLSGEVFPTEIRGVGAGFAASFAKIGAVATAFFFPILREQIGTVALLCGLAVTSLLGALVTFLFRIEPNGHSLEELSEKPLV; encoded by the coding sequence ATGAGTTCCTCCATTGCCAAAAGTGTTCAGAGCCATATTGATGAAACGCCTCCCCGTCCTCTGAGCTCCATGCAGTGGCAAATCTGGAGTTTGGCCGCGATGGGGAAGCTATTTGAAGGCATGGTGATTTTTATTACCGGTGTAGCTGTTCCATTGATTGAAAGAGACTTTAATCTCTCTTCTGCACTCAAGGGCTCTGTTGCGGCGGCATCTTTGTTGGGAATCTTGATTGGAGCTTCCCTGTTTGGCAACTTGGCCGATCGCTATGGGCGAAAGTTTGTCTTCGTCATTGAGATGGCAATTTTTACAATTGCGATCGCCCTATCCGCTGTAGCTTGGAATGTCTCGGCTTTAATTTTCTTTCTGTTTTGTAGTGGCTTGGCCCTAGGGGCCGATTATCCTATTGCCCATATTATTGTGTCTGAATCAATTCCCAGCCGATTTCGTGGCCGGATGGTATTGGGAGCCTTTGCCTTTCAATCTGTGGGATCTCTGGCTGGTGTATTGATTGGCCTACTGGTTTTGCGAATTTATCCAGAAGTAGGTGCTTGGCACTGGATGTATGCAGCTCTTGTGATTCCAAGTATCCTTGTCTTCCTGATGAGAACTAAACTACCAGAAAGTCCTCACTGGTTGGTCTCTCGCAAACAGTTTGAACTCGCTCATCGGGCGGCTAAAGCATTGCTGCAACGGCCTGTAGCGATCGCTCAGAATGATTCCGATGGGGAGCGGCAAAATCCCCGACTCGGCTACAGAAGATTATTGACGCCTCGATACCTAAGAGCGACAGTTCTTACTGCTGTTCCTTGGTTTCTTCAGGATCTAGCAACCTATGGAATTGGAATTTTTACACCTACGATATTGGCAACATTATTCACAAAAGCTCAGCCTAACTTTGTCCTTCAAGACATGATTGCCACAGAAGGTTCAGGCCTTATCGATCTATTCTTGCTTGTGGGCTTTGCTGCTTCTATCCCGTTGGTTGACAAATTTGGGCGTATCCCCCTGCAGATCATTGGCTTTATTGGCTGTTCGGTTGGACTCATCATTGCTTCTCTGTCGGCAGTGAGCATCCCAGAAAGTCATGAGCTGAGGATTCTCTTCATTTTTGGTGGATTTATTCTTTTCAACTTCATGACTAATTTGGGGCCGAACGCAATGACCTACGTTTTGTCAGGGGAAGTATTCCCTACAGAAATACGAGGTGTCGGAGCGGGCTTTGCTGCTTCTTTTGCCAAGATTGGTGCGGTTGCCACAGCCTTCTTCTTCCCAATCCTGCGTGAGCAAATTGGAACAGTTGCTCTGCTGTGTGGTTTGGCTGTCACATCGCTCTTGGGTGCGCTGGTAACATTTCTCTTTCGAATTGAGCCCAATGGCCACAGTCTTGAAGAATTAAGCGAGAAGCCTCTTGTTTAG